A region of Jonquetella anthropi DSM 22815 DNA encodes the following proteins:
- a CDS encoding heavy metal translocating P-type ATPase: protein MSSAIYRWPVEGLACPDCARKIARELTFLPDVRSAAFDLSRGLLTLSARDGADEAALRRQCQKVGRQIEPTLTIVGPQARGTMPKNAFLGAALRSGLLAGAVLLFAGLCASGALRTFLLFAGWATAGWTTVRAACRTVRRGDFFNEFVLMTAATLGAWCLGQGAEAASVMVFYQLGEALQSLAVAKSRRDIAALMDIRPETAHLLRNGEPVTATPQELRPGDTVAVLPGEKVPADAVVTDGRSSIDSSALTGESLPEDVTVGSPLLGGTLNLTGRLEAKVTAPFSGSAVARVLAMVEGAGSRKARLERFITRFARYYTPAVFAAALLTALLPPLLFLQPWAVWAYRGLVFLVISCPCALVIAVPLTFFAGLGAASRHGVVVKGSTYLEALARVRAAAFDKTGTITTGRPAVTAIRGASLAENDLLALAASLESGSNHPMAQAVVRLAASRGLAVSRAGDLQELPGRGVTGSVNGETYFLGNSALMADQGAKIPDEFADASIHLCRSGEWIGCLSAADSVKPDAASGLKALRHLGAGFQAMVTGDSKSAADAASSGLELDEVKACLLPDEKVLSLDGFRQYAGSGSLIFVGDGINDAPVLAAADVGVAMGGLGSDAAVEASDAVVMNDKLTSLADGVSVAQHTVRVARCIVAAVLAVKAGVMILDLFGLADMWLAVFADVGVTMVAVGVALSIIRWCPHRHRNCYCSGFESR from the coding sequence GTGAGCTCGGCCATCTACCGCTGGCCCGTCGAAGGGCTGGCCTGCCCGGACTGCGCGCGAAAAATTGCCCGCGAGCTGACGTTCCTGCCCGACGTCCGCTCCGCCGCGTTTGACCTCTCAAGAGGCCTGCTGACGCTGTCAGCCCGGGACGGCGCCGACGAGGCGGCCCTGCGCCGCCAGTGTCAAAAGGTTGGCCGGCAGATCGAGCCGACCCTGACGATCGTCGGGCCGCAGGCGCGAGGAACCATGCCGAAAAACGCGTTTCTGGGCGCCGCGCTCCGCTCGGGCCTGCTGGCCGGAGCCGTCCTGCTGTTTGCCGGGCTCTGCGCTTCCGGCGCGCTCCGAACCTTCCTGCTGTTTGCCGGCTGGGCTACCGCGGGCTGGACGACGGTCCGCGCCGCGTGCCGGACCGTTCGGCGGGGAGACTTTTTCAACGAGTTCGTCCTCATGACCGCGGCGACGCTCGGCGCGTGGTGTCTCGGTCAGGGCGCCGAGGCCGCGTCGGTCATGGTGTTCTACCAGTTGGGCGAGGCGCTCCAGTCGTTGGCCGTCGCCAAGTCCCGGCGGGACATCGCCGCTCTGATGGACATCCGCCCCGAGACGGCCCACCTTCTCCGAAACGGCGAACCCGTCACGGCCACGCCGCAGGAGCTGCGCCCCGGTGACACCGTCGCCGTTCTGCCCGGCGAAAAGGTGCCGGCCGACGCGGTCGTGACCGACGGCCGGTCCAGCATCGACTCGTCGGCCCTCACCGGCGAGTCCCTTCCAGAGGACGTGACTGTCGGAAGCCCCCTGTTGGGCGGCACGCTCAACCTGACAGGCCGGCTGGAAGCGAAGGTCACCGCCCCGTTCAGCGGCTCGGCGGTCGCACGGGTCCTCGCGATGGTCGAAGGAGCCGGCTCGCGAAAGGCCCGGCTGGAGCGGTTCATCACCCGCTTTGCCAGATACTACACCCCAGCGGTGTTCGCCGCCGCCCTGCTGACCGCTCTCCTGCCGCCCCTTCTGTTCCTCCAGCCGTGGGCGGTCTGGGCCTATCGGGGACTCGTGTTCCTCGTCATCTCCTGTCCCTGCGCCCTCGTCATCGCGGTCCCGCTGACGTTCTTCGCCGGGCTGGGCGCCGCGTCCCGACACGGCGTTGTCGTCAAGGGAAGCACTTACCTTGAAGCGCTGGCGCGCGTCCGGGCCGCCGCCTTCGACAAGACCGGCACGATCACCACCGGCAGGCCGGCTGTCACGGCGATCCGCGGCGCGTCCCTGGCTGAAAACGATCTGCTGGCTCTGGCCGCGTCGCTGGAGTCCGGGTCCAACCACCCGATGGCGCAGGCCGTCGTCCGCCTGGCGGCAAGCCGCGGGCTGGCCGTCTCCCGGGCGGGAGACCTGCAGGAACTTCCCGGCCGAGGCGTCACCGGATCGGTGAACGGGGAAACGTACTTTCTCGGTAACTCGGCCCTGATGGCCGATCAGGGCGCCAAGATTCCCGATGAGTTCGCCGACGCTTCGATTCACCTGTGCCGCTCCGGCGAGTGGATCGGCTGTCTGTCCGCCGCCGACTCGGTCAAGCCCGACGCGGCTTCCGGCCTGAAAGCGCTCCGGCACTTGGGAGCTGGCTTCCAAGCCATGGTCACAGGCGACAGCAAGTCGGCCGCCGACGCGGCCTCGAGCGGGTTGGAACTTGACGAGGTCAAAGCGTGCCTTCTGCCCGACGAGAAGGTCCTGTCCCTTGACGGCTTCAGACAATACGCCGGCAGCGGTTCGCTGATATTCGTCGGCGACGGCATCAACGACGCGCCGGTTCTGGCGGCCGCCGACGTGGGCGTCGCCATGGGCGGCCTCGGCAGCGACGCCGCCGTAGAAGCTTCCGACGCCGTCGTCATGAACGACAAGCTCACGTCGCTGGCCGACGGCGTGTCGGTCGCCCAGCACACCGTGCGGGTTGCCCGGTGCATCGTCGCCGCCGTGCTGGCCGTCAAGGCCGGTGTGATGATTCTCGATCTGTTCGGCCTCGCCGACATGTGGCTCGCCGTCTTCGCCGACGTGGGAGTCACCATGGTCGCCGTGGGCGTCGCACTCTCCATCATCCGCTGGTGTCCTCACCGACACAGAAACTGCTACTGCTCCGGCTTTGAAAGCCGCTGA
- a CDS encoding ArsR/SmtB family transcription factor, translating to MKAETSPVDLFPEKRLDDLADLYRMFADTTRVRLLYLLSQGELSVNELAHRLSMSQSAVSHQLRQLRIAKLVRTRREGRTIYYSLADSHVEALLHVGLEHVSEP from the coding sequence ATGAAAGCTGAGACTTCCCCTGTTGATCTGTTCCCCGAAAAGCGGCTGGACGACCTGGCCGACCTGTACCGAATGTTTGCCGACACGACTCGGGTCCGCCTGCTGTACCTGCTCAGCCAAGGAGAGCTTTCAGTCAATGAGCTGGCCCACCGGCTCTCCATGAGCCAGTCGGCGGTGTCCCATCAGCTCCGGCAGCTTCGGATCGCCAAGCTGGTTCGGACGCGGCGCGAAGGGCGCACGATCTATTACTCCCTCGCCGACAGCCACGTTGAAGCCCTGCTCCACGTCGGGCTGGAACACGTGAGCGAGCCGTGA
- a CDS encoding efflux RND transporter periplasmic adaptor subunit, whose protein sequence is MKKTPLFWLFGRALLLGCVVLLFVGGTVLAWRGFQKEPVPVEPERPVKVEAVSFFQDAQTFKYYGTLEGSRQVSLSFRVYGPLVELPVSEGDAVKKGQLLARLDERDYRTKVENATAGLSVASARLAQAKNDFQRASALRKSGAIAQAAFEQAQTAYRLASSGVESSKAQLAAAQDALRDTRLEAPFDGVIARRLVDNFQDVQASQPIVELQTVGDLDIKINVPDLDMVRFPGIDFLTGEASFDAAPGKSFPLKFKDMGTKADPMTRTYPVTVSLTEAPQGVFLLPGMPVTVTVSTKPKAGDEKVFSVSSNSLASPDGRTVVWVIKDGQAQKREVKVTRYVNGRALVTGDLAVGERIAVAGVSFLHEGQKVRTLEGE, encoded by the coding sequence ATGAAGAAGACTCCTTTGTTCTGGCTGTTTGGGAGAGCCCTGCTGTTGGGCTGTGTGGTGCTGCTCTTTGTGGGCGGCACAGTGCTGGCGTGGCGGGGGTTTCAGAAGGAACCAGTTCCCGTTGAGCCGGAACGGCCGGTGAAGGTGGAGGCCGTCTCTTTTTTTCAGGACGCCCAGACCTTTAAGTACTACGGGACCCTTGAGGGCTCCCGGCAGGTGAGCCTGTCGTTTCGGGTGTACGGCCCGCTGGTGGAGCTTCCCGTGTCGGAGGGCGATGCAGTCAAGAAGGGGCAGCTACTGGCTCGGCTCGACGAGAGGGATTACCGAACTAAGGTGGAGAACGCGACGGCCGGCCTGTCGGTCGCCTCGGCCCGGCTCGCTCAGGCGAAAAACGACTTTCAGCGGGCTTCGGCGCTGCGCAAGTCCGGCGCCATCGCTCAGGCGGCGTTTGAGCAGGCTCAGACGGCCTATCGGCTCGCCTCGTCTGGGGTAGAGTCGTCCAAAGCCCAGCTGGCGGCCGCCCAAGACGCGCTTCGGGATACCCGGCTCGAGGCGCCGTTCGACGGCGTGATCGCCCGCCGGCTTGTCGACAACTTCCAAGATGTCCAGGCGTCCCAGCCGATCGTCGAGCTTCAGACGGTCGGGGATCTGGATATTAAGATCAACGTGCCCGATCTGGATATGGTTCGGTTCCCCGGCATCGACTTTTTGACCGGCGAGGCGTCGTTTGACGCCGCCCCTGGCAAGTCGTTCCCGCTCAAGTTCAAGGACATGGGGACGAAGGCTGACCCGATGACCCGCACGTACCCCGTGACGGTGTCCCTGACGGAAGCGCCTCAGGGCGTCTTCCTCCTGCCCGGCATGCCCGTGACTGTCACCGTGTCGACCAAGCCCAAGGCGGGCGACGAGAAGGTCTTTTCCGTGTCGTCGAACTCTCTGGCGTCGCCGGACGGCCGGACGGTCGTGTGGGTCATCAAAGACGGACAGGCCCAGAAGCGGGAAGTGAAGGTGACTCGGTACGTGAACGGCCGGGCTCTGGTGACCGGGGACTTGGCCGTCGGCGAGCGGATCGCCGTGGCGGGAGTCTCGTTCCTGCACGAGGGGCAGAAAGTTCGAACGCTGGAGGGCGAGTAG
- a CDS encoding DctP family TRAP transporter solute-binding subunit: MKQVRFAAAVVGAMVMATACYGAINIKFAHSGSLEHQYNIGAEHFKQLVEEKSGGELTVTIFPQGQLGGERELAEGVRMGTVEIGSLSPSNMTGFVPEFDLFGVPFLFKTPAQVYAVMDGSVGEKLNKIMLDKGFHNLAYWEVGFRNMTNDRQPVKTPEDMKDMKIRVQESKLKMELIKALGAIPTPIPFGELYSALQQKVVDGQENPIATIYSMKFYEVQKYLSLTRHTYEPALVLANPKWFDSLDPKYQQILTDAAKETAVWQRAKLAELDAQRLAEIKVAGVQVEERPDLDAFAKATESIAKLAQETVPADLMEEAKAIAASVTE, encoded by the coding sequence ATGAAACAGGTTCGGTTTGCGGCAGCGGTGGTTGGTGCGATGGTGATGGCGACGGCTTGTTACGGGGCGATCAATATCAAGTTCGCCCACTCGGGCAGCTTGGAACACCAGTACAACATCGGCGCGGAGCACTTCAAACAGTTGGTCGAGGAGAAGTCCGGCGGCGAACTGACGGTGACGATTTTCCCGCAGGGCCAGTTGGGCGGCGAGCGGGAGCTGGCCGAGGGCGTCCGCATGGGGACGGTTGAGATTGGTTCCTTGAGTCCCAGCAACATGACCGGGTTCGTCCCCGAGTTTGACCTGTTCGGCGTGCCGTTCCTCTTCAAGACGCCTGCCCAAGTCTACGCCGTGATGGACGGCAGCGTGGGCGAAAAGCTGAATAAGATCATGCTCGACAAGGGCTTCCACAACTTGGCTTATTGGGAAGTCGGCTTCCGCAACATGACGAACGACCGTCAGCCGGTGAAGACGCCGGAAGACATGAAGGACATGAAGATCCGCGTTCAGGAGTCCAAGCTCAAGATGGAGCTCATCAAGGCTTTGGGAGCCATTCCCACGCCGATTCCCTTCGGCGAGCTGTACAGCGCCCTTCAGCAGAAGGTCGTGGACGGTCAGGAAAACCCCATCGCTACGATTTACTCGATGAAGTTCTACGAAGTTCAAAAGTACCTGTCCCTGACGCGGCACACCTACGAGCCGGCGCTCGTTCTGGCCAATCCCAAGTGGTTTGACAGTTTGGATCCCAAGTACCAGCAGATCCTGACGGACGCGGCGAAGGAGACGGCGGTTTGGCAGCGCGCCAAGCTGGCCGAGCTGGACGCCCAGCGGCTGGCGGAGATCAAGGTCGCCGGCGTTCAGGTGGAAGAGCGCCCGGATTTGGACGCGTTTGCCAAGGCGACGGAGAGCATCGCGAAGCTGGCTCAGGAGACCGTGCCGGCCGATCTGATGGAAGAGGCCAAGGCGATTGCGGCGTCGGTGACCGAATAG
- a CDS encoding TRAP transporter large permease has translation MLWIVGLFAVFLLGVPIAFSLGAVTLTGLLGTGLPMQVTVQQMIGGVDNFAFIAIPLFILAGNLMAVGGISKRITDFSESLVGHWPGGLGMVAIVASMIFAAVTGSAIAATAAIGALLISEMLSKGYSAPYAASLVATSGSIGPIIPPSIPLVVYGVIVSSSIAKLFMGGMIPGLLMGFFLMLANWLISRRRGYVGRAKRASFKELRQGFKDALLALIMPVIIVGGIVGGVFTPTESASVAVAYSLVLGGLVYRELSWKSIWEAFVSAAVTNGVILTVLMTARLFIWFMTVQMIPQSIAAALLSVIHTKWGALLVMNVILLIAGTFIDTTSAITIFVPLFLPLVKTFGIDLVHFGVIVAVNLTIGMCTPPLGVCLFVSCEIAKTSLREMFKDLMIMLIPLLAVLLLTTYVPSLVLWLPNALGL, from the coding sequence GTGCTCTGGATCGTCGGGCTTTTTGCCGTCTTCCTTCTTGGCGTGCCGATCGCGTTTTCTCTCGGGGCCGTGACCCTGACCGGCCTGCTGGGCACGGGGCTTCCCATGCAGGTGACAGTTCAGCAGATGATCGGCGGCGTGGACAACTTCGCGTTCATCGCCATTCCGCTGTTCATTTTGGCGGGCAACCTGATGGCGGTCGGCGGCATTTCAAAGCGCATTACCGACTTTTCTGAGTCGTTGGTCGGCCACTGGCCCGGCGGGCTGGGCATGGTTGCCATTGTGGCGTCGATGATTTTTGCCGCCGTCACAGGCTCTGCCATTGCGGCGACGGCGGCCATCGGGGCGCTTCTGATTTCCGAGATGCTCTCCAAGGGGTACTCAGCGCCGTATGCCGCCTCTCTCGTGGCGACGTCCGGCTCGATCGGGCCGATTATCCCGCCGTCCATTCCGCTGGTCGTTTACGGGGTCATCGTCAGCAGCTCCATCGCTAAACTGTTCATGGGCGGCATGATTCCCGGCCTGCTGATGGGCTTTTTCCTCATGCTGGCCAACTGGCTGATCAGCCGCCGGCGCGGCTACGTCGGGCGCGCCAAGCGGGCGTCATTCAAGGAACTGCGGCAGGGCTTTAAGGACGCGCTGCTCGCTCTGATCATGCCGGTCATCATCGTGGGCGGTATCGTGGGCGGCGTGTTCACTCCCACCGAATCGGCGTCGGTCGCCGTGGCGTACTCGCTCGTGCTGGGCGGGCTGGTGTACCGGGAACTGAGCTGGAAGTCGATCTGGGAGGCGTTCGTCAGCGCCGCGGTCACGAACGGAGTGATCCTGACCGTGCTGATGACGGCCCGGCTGTTTATCTGGTTCATGACCGTGCAGATGATCCCCCAGTCCATCGCCGCCGCGCTGCTGTCGGTTATTCACACCAAGTGGGGCGCGCTTCTCGTGATGAACGTGATCCTGCTGATCGCCGGGACGTTCATCGACACGACCAGCGCGATTACCATTTTCGTCCCGCTGTTCCTGCCGCTGGTGAAGACGTTCGGCATCGACTTGGTGCACTTCGGCGTCATCGTGGCGGTGAACCTGACGATCGGTATGTGCACGCCGCCGTTGGGCGTCTGTCTGTTCGTGTCCTGCGAGATCGCGAAGACGTCGCTGCGCGAGATGTTCAAGGATTTGATGATCATGCTGATACCGCTGTTGGCGGTGCTGCTGCTGACGACCTACGTGCCGTCGCTGGTCCTGTGGCTTCCCAACGCGCTGGGACTGTAA
- a CDS encoding carbon-nitrogen family hydrolase: MKVSSIQMNMKLGDVDANFAHAAELICRAAEGKPDVVLLPETWNTGFFPTDGLKELCDADGARVKAEIGALARRLKINIVAGSVSNVKRGKIYNTSYVFDRQGGVVAEYDKVHLFTPMAEHQSYAWGDHTSVFQLDDARCGVIICYDIRFPELIRTMTLKDIDVLFVVAQWPSVRIPHLTVLSEARAIENQVFLALCNSCGTAGKTQYGGNSSLINPWGETLARAGKSEEIISADFDLSVIRDIRSSINVFRDRRPGIYSLGDFCPRP; the protein is encoded by the coding sequence GTGAAAGTCAGTTCAATTCAGATGAACATGAAACTCGGCGACGTCGACGCCAACTTCGCCCACGCGGCTGAACTCATCTGCCGGGCCGCGGAGGGGAAGCCCGACGTGGTCCTTTTGCCGGAGACGTGGAACACGGGATTTTTCCCGACCGACGGGCTGAAAGAGCTCTGCGACGCCGACGGCGCGCGGGTCAAGGCGGAGATCGGGGCGCTGGCGCGGCGGCTCAAGATCAACATCGTCGCCGGGTCGGTGAGCAACGTGAAGCGGGGTAAGATCTACAACACGTCCTATGTGTTCGACCGTCAGGGGGGCGTCGTTGCCGAGTACGACAAGGTTCACCTGTTCACGCCGATGGCGGAGCATCAGTCCTACGCGTGGGGCGACCACACAAGCGTCTTTCAGCTGGACGACGCTCGGTGCGGAGTCATCATCTGCTACGACATTCGTTTTCCTGAGCTGATTCGGACTATGACGCTGAAGGACATCGACGTGTTGTTCGTCGTCGCCCAGTGGCCTTCAGTTCGGATCCCGCACCTGACCGTCCTGTCCGAGGCTCGGGCGATTGAAAATCAGGTTTTCCTGGCTCTGTGCAACTCCTGCGGGACGGCGGGGAAAACCCAGTACGGCGGAAATTCGTCGCTGATCAACCCGTGGGGCGAGACGCTGGCGCGGGCCGGCAAGAGCGAGGAAATCATCAGCGCCGATTTTGACCTGTCGGTTATCCGGGACATTCGCAGCTCAATTAACGTGTTCAGGGATCGGCGCCCGGGGATCTACAGCTTGGGAGACTTTTGTCCCAGACCGTAG
- a CDS encoding TRAP transporter small permease, with protein MKKLQAVFSAIAGFCLVIVFLVTFGQVIERYVFHVSMPWASDVTRFAFVYSVFLGMAVGVMKRGHLNIDVLVQAFPAKFRPWFDLLATAVMLFFLAAIFWYSIPFVQSNMDQMANYVRVPMGVMYVSVPITVAVMLACLAVQAVRQVRALSGAKQAEAGRR; from the coding sequence ATGAAAAAGCTGCAGGCTGTCTTTTCGGCGATTGCCGGATTCTGCCTGGTAATTGTCTTTCTTGTGACGTTCGGTCAGGTGATCGAACGGTACGTCTTCCACGTGTCCATGCCGTGGGCTTCGGACGTGACCCGTTTTGCGTTCGTCTACTCGGTGTTTCTCGGCATGGCCGTCGGCGTGATGAAACGGGGGCACCTGAACATTGACGTGCTCGTTCAGGCCTTCCCCGCCAAGTTTCGGCCGTGGTTTGACCTGCTGGCGACGGCGGTCATGCTGTTCTTCTTGGCGGCTATTTTCTGGTACTCGATTCCGTTCGTGCAGAGCAACATGGACCAGATGGCAAACTACGTCCGCGTGCCGATGGGCGTGATGTACGTGAGCGTGCCAATCACTGTGGCTGTGATGCTAGCCTGTCTGGCGGTTCAGGCGGTCCGTCAGGTTCGCGCCCTGAGCGGGGCCAAGCAGGCTGAGGCGGGGAGGCGGTAG